DNA sequence from the Agrobacterium tumefaciens genome:
AGGGCGGGCCGATTAACTAAAGCATTTCCAGGAAAAGTGCGTAGCGGTTGTACGTCCGGAAAATGCGTAGAAACAAATAGCTAGCGCATTTCCAGAAAAAGGTGACCCCGCTTTTCCGCCCGGAAATGCCAATACCTTGAAGTACTCCTCCCGGAGAACACCCGGTACCGGTCGCGCGTGAAGCGCGGCCGGAGACACACGGCCCACCCAAACCGAGGAGACCGTCGATGCTGCGATTTTTGACGATACGCGTTGCATCCGCCATTCCGGTGCTGCTGATCCTGAGTGTGGTGACCTTCGCCATCATTCAGGCGCCGCCCGGCGATTATGCCGATTACATCCGCTCGCAGCTGATGAACCAGGGCGGCGCGTCTTTCGAACAGGCGGAAGCGCAGGCGCAGGCCTATCGTGTCGAACACGGTCTCGATCAGCCGCTCGTGGTGCAATATTTCAACTGGATCGGCGGCATCGTGACGCGCGGCGATTTCGGCTACAGCTTTTATTACAACAAGCCGGTCGCCGATGTGGTTGGCGAACGCCTGCCGCGCACCATTGCGCTGGCGCTGGTCTGCCACATCTTTGCATCCGTTCTCGGTATCGGTTTCGGCATCTGGGCGGCCACACGGCAATATTCCTGGGTCGACAACCTGCTCTCCACCATCGCCTTTCTCGGCATGACGATCCCGCGTTTCCTTATGGCGCTGATCCTCGTCTATCTCATGGTATTTCATTTCGACGTTTCCGAGATCGGAAGCTTCTTCTCGCCGCAATATGGCGGTGCGCCGTGGTCGTGGGGCAAATTCGTCGATCTGGTCAGTCATGTCTGGCCGGTGGTCGCCATCGCCGTCTTCGGTGGGCTGGCCTATAATATGCGGGTGATGCGCGGCAATCTGCTCGATACGCTGAATGCGCAATATGTCGAGACGGCGCGCGCCAAGGGGCTTTCGGAAGGCGCCGTCATCATGCGCCATGCGGTGCCGAATGCCGTGCACCCGCTCGTCATGTATCAGGGGGTGGTGCTGCCCTACATGCTGAGCGGCGAGATCGAAACCGCCATCATCTTCGCGCTGCCGACCGTCGGTCCCGCCATCGTCGGCTCCATGGCAGTGGGTGATGTCTATGTCACTGCGACATTCATGATGGTGCTGGCCGCCACGCTCATCATCGGCAACATCATCGCCGATATGCTTCTGGCCATGCTCGACCCGCGCGTGCGCGAATTCGGGAGGGCCTGAGATGATGGCGTTTGACGAGATGAAGAACGAAACCACCGTTGCAGCAAAACCCGACCGCTCCGCCCATGGCAATGAGAGCTATCTCGCGCTTGTCTGGCGGCGTCTGCGGCGCTCGTTCACCGGCATGATCGGGCTGGTGCTGGTGGTACTGCTGATCCTCATTGCCATCTTCGCGGATTTTTTTGCGCCGATGAACCCGCTCGAAACCCATGGCAGCTTTTCGCCGCCGCAGGTGGTGCGCTTCAGCGACAAGGACGGCAATGTCAGCCTTTCGCCGCGGGTCTATGCCATCGCCGAGACCGAAGAGCTCGATCCGATCACCTTCCAGCCCATCGTCGGGCCGGACTATGACAATCCGGTTTATCTCGGCTTTTTCGTCAAGGGCGCAGAATACAAGCTTTTGGGTCTCATCCCGATGAGCCGGCATTTCTTCGGCTCGACGGATGGCCAGCCGGTGCATTTTCTCGGAACCGATAAATTCGGACGCGACGTGCTGTCGCGCGCCATCTATGGCTCGCGCATCTCGCTTGCCATCGCGCTCAGCGTCGTCGCCATCGTCACCGTCATCGGCACCAGCGTCGGGCTGATATCAGGATATTTCGGCGGGCCTCTGGATGCCTGGATACAGCGTTTCGTGGAAGTGGTGCTCGCTTTCCCGCAATTGCCGCTTTATCTCGCGCTGACCTCACTCATTCCTGTCACCGCGCCGACGACCGTTTTCCTCGTCTTCGTCGTCGGTGTCATGTCGGCGCTCGGCTGGGCGCAGATGTCCCGCGAAGTGCGGGGCAAGACGCTGGCGCTGGCGCGTATCGATTATGTGCGGGCGGCGATTGCGGTCGGGGCCACTGACCGGCGCATCATTTTCCAGCATATCCTGCCGAATGTGATGAGCCATGTGATCGTCGCCGTCACCCTGCATATTCCAAGCGTCGTGCTGCTCGAATCCTTCCTCGGTTTCCTCGGTTTTGCGGTGAAGCCGCCGCTCATCTCCTGGGGGCTGATGCTGCAGGATACCGCCACCTATTCCGTCATCGGTTCCTATCCATGGATATTGGCCCCGGTCGGTTTCGTGCTGGTCACCGTCTTCGCCTTCAACGCGCTGGGCGATGGCCTGCGCGATGCCGTCGATCCCTATTGAGAGGAGTGTGTCATGGTTGCTGCCCAGAACAACGCCTACGCCCCTGCGATCCGCCTCGATGCCGATGACCGTCAGGACGATGCCATTATCGACGCGCGCAATATTGCCGTGACCTTCAGGGTGGAACACGGCACCGTGGAGGCGGTGAAGGATATTTCCTTCCAGCTCTATCGCGGAGAGACGATCGCCATCGTCGGCGAATCCGGTTCGGGAAAATCGGTGACGGCGCGCACCGTCATGGGCCTTTTGACGAAGCGGGCTTCCGTTTCGAAATCCGCGACCGTGCGGTTCAATGGCGACGACATCCTGAAGTTCTCCAGCCGCCAGCGCAGGGCGTTGCGTGGCAACCGCATCTCGATGATCTTTCAGGAGCCGATGAGTTCATTGAACCCGATCTATACGATCGGCAGCCAGATCGTCGAGGCGATCCGCGTTCATTCGAAACTCAGTCGGAAAGAGGCCGAGGCAAGGGCGCTCGATCTGCTGCGGCAGGTGCAGATACCGGAGCCGGAAGCGCGACTGAAGCAATATCCGCACCAGCTTTCCGGCGGCCAGCGGCAGCGTGTGATGATCGCCATGGCGCTCTCCAACGATCCGGACGTGCTGATTGCCGACGAACCCACCACCGCGCTTGATGTGACGGTGCAGGCGCAGATCCTCAATCTCATACGCGACCTGCAGAAAAAGCGCGGCATGGCCGTGGTGCTCATCACCCATGACCTGACCATTGTTAAGCAGTTTTCCGATTACGTCTATGTCATGCAGCATGGCGAGATGCGTGAGCACAACACCACGGAAAAGCTCTTCGAAGCGCCGCAGCACCCCTATACGAAGAAGCTGCTCGGCTCCGAACCGCATGGCACGGCAAAGCCGCTGCCGGAAAATTCCGGCGTGCTGCTGACGGCGAGCGGCGTGCGCGTTTCCTTCATGATGCGCTACGGCGGGCTGTTCAAACCGGAACTGAAAGAACTGATCGCCGTCGACAGTCTCGGCCTGACCCTGAGGCGGCACGAGACGCTGGGGCTCGTCGGTGAATCCGGTTCCGGCAAGACCACGTTCGGCCAATCCCTGCTGCGGCTGAACGAGCCGGTGGCCGGGGAAGTGATCTTCGACGGCGAGAGGGTCGATGGCCGCTCGCGTGCGGAAATGCGGCCCTTGCGTTCGCGTATGCAGATCGTCTTTCAGGATCCTTTTGCCTCGCTCAACCCGCGCATGACCATCGGCCAGATCATCGAGGAAGGCCTCATCATCAACGGTCTTGGCAAAACCAAGGCCGAAAGACTGGAGCGGGTGCGCGACGCGCTGGAGGCGGCGGGCATGCCCGGCAACATCCTCTCGCGTTTCCCGCACGAATTTTCCGGCGGCCAGCGCCAGCGCATCGCCATTGCCCGTGCAGTGGCGCTGGAGCCGGAATTCATCCTGCTCGATGAGCCGACCTCGGCACTCGATCTCTCCGTACAGGCGCAGATCATCGATTTGCTGCGCAAGCTGCAGGATGAGCGGGGCCTGAGCTACCTGTTCATCTCGCATGACCTGAAGGTGGTGCGCGCACTCTGCCACCGCGTCATCGTCATGCAAAGCGGCAGGATCGTCGAGGAAGGCCCCGTCGAGGACGTTCTCACTCACCCAAAAACCGAATATACTCAGCGGCTTGTAAGGGCCGCCTTCGAAATCGCTTGAATGCCAAATGCCGGAGGTAGAAATGGCAAGAGATCCCAAGATCACATTTATCGGCGCAGGTTCCACTGTTTTCATGAAGAACATCATCGGTGATGTGCTGCAGCGTCCGGCCCTGTCCGGCGCCACCATCGCGCTGATGGACATCAACCGTGAAAGGCTGGAAGAAAGCGCCATCGTCGTCAACAAGCTGATCTCGACATTGGGGGCAAAGGCGAAGGCCGAGACATATACCGACCAGAAGAAGGCGCTCGCCGGTGCGGATTTCGTCGTCGTCGCCTTCCAGATTGGCGGATACGAGCCCTGCACGGTCACCGATTTCGAGGTGCCGCGCAAATATGGCCTGCGCCAGACGATTGCCGATACGCTCGGCGTCGGTGGCATCATGCGCGGCCTGCGCACCGTGCCGCACCTGTGGAAGATTTGTGAGGACATCCTTGCCGTCTGCCCCAATGCGATCATGCTGCAATATGTCAACCCGATGGCGATCAACACCTGGGCGATCGCGGAAAAATACCCGACGATCCGGCAGGTCGGCCTTTGCCATTCCGTACAGGGCACGGCCATGGAACTCGCCCACGATCTCGATATTCCCTACGAGGAAATTCGCTATCGTTCGGCCGGCATCAACCACATGGCGTTTTTCCTCGAATTCGAGCATCGCCAGCCCGACGGCAGCTACAAGAACCTTTATCCCGATCTCGTGCGTGGTTACCGCGAAGGCCGTGCACCAAAACCCGGCTGGAACCCGCGCTGCCCCAACAAGGTCCGCTACGAGATGCTGACGCGGCTCGGTTATTTCGTCACCGAAAGCTCGGAGCATTTCGCCGAATACACGCCCTATTTCATCAAGGAGGGGCGAGAGGACCTGATTGAGAAATTCGGCATTCCGCTCGATGAATATCCCAAGCGCTGCATCGAGCAGATCGAACGCTGGAAAGGCCAGGCGGCTGCCTATCGTTCGGCCGAGAAGATCGAGGTCAAGCAGTCCAAGGAATATGCCTCCTCGATCATCAACTCGGTCTGGACCGGCGAACCCTCGGTGATTTACGGCAACCAGCGCAACAATGGCTGCATCACCTCGCTGCCGGCCAATTGCGCGGCGGAAGTGCCTTGCCTCGTCGATCACAACGGCGTGCAGCCCACCTATATCGGCGAGTTACCGCCGCAGCTCACCGCACTGATGCGCACCAACATCAATGTGCAGGAACTGACGGTGCGGGCGCTGATGACCGAAAACCGCGAGCACATCTTCCACGCGGCAATGATGGACCCGCATACGGCGGCGGAACTCGACCTCGACCAGATCTGGTCGCTGGTGGATGATCTCCTCGTCGCACACCGCGACTGGTTGCCGGAGTGGACGCAGGTGGAGGTGAAGCGGGCGCGGGCGGTGTAACGCGCGGTCGCTACAGCAAATACGAGGCTGCAGGTTTCAACCTGCGGCCTTTGACTATTCAAGGTGCAGGCCCTCTCCTCCGTCATGCCGGACTTGATCCGGCATCCAGCCACGGCGCGTCTGCGCCGTGAGAAGAGAGTCTCGTGCGATCAAGGACTTGATCGCCTGGACCCCGGATCAAGTCCGGGGTGACGAGTGCGGATGATGCGGCCTTGCCAAACGAGGCCGCATCATATGGATTTGCAATCGCTGCTGCGTGCCATCGTCAACCGGTTTAGGCCCTTGCCCGAAACC
Encoded proteins:
- a CDS encoding alpha-glucosidase/alpha-galactosidase — its product is MARDPKITFIGAGSTVFMKNIIGDVLQRPALSGATIALMDINRERLEESAIVVNKLISTLGAKAKAETYTDQKKALAGADFVVVAFQIGGYEPCTVTDFEVPRKYGLRQTIADTLGVGGIMRGLRTVPHLWKICEDILAVCPNAIMLQYVNPMAINTWAIAEKYPTIRQVGLCHSVQGTAMELAHDLDIPYEEIRYRSAGINHMAFFLEFEHRQPDGSYKNLYPDLVRGYREGRAPKPGWNPRCPNKVRYEMLTRLGYFVTESSEHFAEYTPYFIKEGREDLIEKFGIPLDEYPKRCIEQIERWKGQAAAYRSAEKIEVKQSKEYASSIINSVWTGEPSVIYGNQRNNGCITSLPANCAAEVPCLVDHNGVQPTYIGELPPQLTALMRTNINVQELTVRALMTENREHIFHAAMMDPHTAAELDLDQIWSLVDDLLVAHRDWLPEWTQVEVKRARAV
- a CDS encoding ABC transporter ATP-binding protein; its protein translation is MVAAQNNAYAPAIRLDADDRQDDAIIDARNIAVTFRVEHGTVEAVKDISFQLYRGETIAIVGESGSGKSVTARTVMGLLTKRASVSKSATVRFNGDDILKFSSRQRRALRGNRISMIFQEPMSSLNPIYTIGSQIVEAIRVHSKLSRKEAEARALDLLRQVQIPEPEARLKQYPHQLSGGQRQRVMIAMALSNDPDVLIADEPTTALDVTVQAQILNLIRDLQKKRGMAVVLITHDLTIVKQFSDYVYVMQHGEMREHNTTEKLFEAPQHPYTKKLLGSEPHGTAKPLPENSGVLLTASGVRVSFMMRYGGLFKPELKELIAVDSLGLTLRRHETLGLVGESGSGKTTFGQSLLRLNEPVAGEVIFDGERVDGRSRAEMRPLRSRMQIVFQDPFASLNPRMTIGQIIEEGLIINGLGKTKAERLERVRDALEAAGMPGNILSRFPHEFSGGQRQRIAIARAVALEPEFILLDEPTSALDLSVQAQIIDLLRKLQDERGLSYLFISHDLKVVRALCHRVIVMQSGRIVEEGPVEDVLTHPKTEYTQRLVRAAFEIA
- a CDS encoding ABC transporter permease; its protein translation is MLRFLTIRVASAIPVLLILSVVTFAIIQAPPGDYADYIRSQLMNQGGASFEQAEAQAQAYRVEHGLDQPLVVQYFNWIGGIVTRGDFGYSFYYNKPVADVVGERLPRTIALALVCHIFASVLGIGFGIWAATRQYSWVDNLLSTIAFLGMTIPRFLMALILVYLMVFHFDVSEIGSFFSPQYGGAPWSWGKFVDLVSHVWPVVAIAVFGGLAYNMRVMRGNLLDTLNAQYVETARAKGLSEGAVIMRHAVPNAVHPLVMYQGVVLPYMLSGEIETAIIFALPTVGPAIVGSMAVGDVYVTATFMMVLAATLIIGNIIADMLLAMLDPRVREFGRA
- a CDS encoding ABC transporter permease, with translation MKNETTVAAKPDRSAHGNESYLALVWRRLRRSFTGMIGLVLVVLLILIAIFADFFAPMNPLETHGSFSPPQVVRFSDKDGNVSLSPRVYAIAETEELDPITFQPIVGPDYDNPVYLGFFVKGAEYKLLGLIPMSRHFFGSTDGQPVHFLGTDKFGRDVLSRAIYGSRISLAIALSVVAIVTVIGTSVGLISGYFGGPLDAWIQRFVEVVLAFPQLPLYLALTSLIPVTAPTTVFLVFVVGVMSALGWAQMSREVRGKTLALARIDYVRAAIAVGATDRRIIFQHILPNVMSHVIVAVTLHIPSVVLLESFLGFLGFAVKPPLISWGLMLQDTATYSVIGSYPWILAPVGFVLVTVFAFNALGDGLRDAVDPY